A single genomic interval of Rosistilla ulvae harbors:
- a CDS encoding methyltransferase, translated as MDLKSMVYEVTHPILAMVRSNHWLIKQLFGVKVPAEVDVSFDPTTVALRQAVCDTLTPDDTAVFEMGIGQAALVGLSVAKQCHVELHGADCSTARVESSQRVAEANDVSTRFVVSDLFSGVDAESRYDVIFFNVPYVPSQQGQDLQLTKRLGVDGDQVWDGGHDGTQVLREFLSQAPTFLSPHGRVVFGVQNLFVPDDVVLQVIDDCKYQLVQRSTRRWVPSCCYVVCPADAR; from the coding sequence ATGGATTTGAAGTCAATGGTTTACGAAGTCACCCATCCGATCTTGGCGATGGTTCGTTCGAACCACTGGCTGATCAAGCAGTTGTTTGGCGTGAAGGTTCCCGCCGAGGTGGATGTCAGTTTCGATCCGACGACCGTGGCGCTGCGGCAAGCGGTTTGCGACACGCTCACTCCCGATGACACCGCCGTTTTTGAGATGGGGATCGGGCAAGCGGCATTGGTCGGACTGTCGGTCGCCAAACAATGCCACGTCGAATTGCACGGCGCTGATTGCTCGACAGCGCGAGTGGAATCATCGCAGCGGGTGGCTGAAGCAAATGATGTGTCGACGCGGTTTGTCGTCAGCGACCTCTTCTCGGGTGTCGATGCCGAGAGTCGGTACGATGTGATCTTCTTCAACGTCCCCTATGTTCCGTCGCAGCAGGGGCAAGACCTGCAATTGACCAAGCGTCTGGGAGTCGACGGCGATCAGGTTTGGGACGGCGGCCACGACGGGACCCAGGTGCTTCGCGAGTTCTTGAGCCAGGCACCCACGTTTCTGTCGCCTCACGGCCGCGTCGTGTTTGGCGTGCAGAATCTGTTTGTCCCCGACGACGTCGTTTTGCAAGTCATCGACGATTGCAAATACCAGTTGGTCCAACGATCGACGCGGCGCTGGGTGCCAAGCTGCTGCTATGTCGTCTGCCCCGCCGATGCCCGATAA
- a CDS encoding SulP family inorganic anion transporter, whose protein sequence is MPQNTNLFSPSTVARDLVAGLVVFLVALPLCLGIALASGADLFSGLLSGIVGGIVVAVISGSHTSVSGPAAGLTAIVAAQIAVLGSFEAFLLAVAIAGLIQIGFGIAKGGALSAFFPSSVIKGLLVAIGIILILKQIPHVFGHDTDPEGEMSFQQPDHENTFSELLTIVAGEIHVGAMVVGLLSVALLVVWDRIPKLKKSLVPAPLIVVFLGVGLSMWFQGMGEQWSITASHLVQIPIAGSFSEFVGFLRLPDFTQVVNPAVYIAAITIAVVASLETLLNLEAVDKLDPEKRNSPSSRELIAQGCGNLTCGLIGGLPVTSVVVRGSVNVGAGSKTKLSAIFHGVLLLLSVALLPRYMNMIPLSALAAILLVTGFKLASPKLFKQMWDEGRYQFLPFIITVVAIVFTDLLIGILIGLAVSVLFILNSNLRRPIRRIVETHLAGDVTHIELANQVSFLNRAAIERVLNESKRGSDLLIDASDSDYIDPDVLSLIRDFKENVGPARGITVSLKGFRAKYQLQDEVQFADYSSRELQDRVASDQVVEILREGNRRFVDGTRLNRDLGRQVNATAMGQNPLAAVLSCIDSRVPAELVFDLGVGDIFSVRVAGNIVGTKSLGSLEYAVGVAGVKLVVVLGHTRCGAVTAAVNLVANGQDAMSATGCQHLQAIVDEIAPSVSGIDSNALDGMSEEALETYVDEVAKQNVCRTGEEILRRSDVIGNAVKAGTVKLVGAVYDVKSGRIEFLDIEGSPNESEPLKACQ, encoded by the coding sequence ATGCCTCAAAATACTAACTTGTTTTCACCTTCTACAGTTGCCCGTGACCTCGTCGCCGGGCTGGTCGTCTTTTTGGTTGCCTTGCCATTGTGTCTGGGCATCGCGTTGGCTTCGGGAGCCGATCTGTTTTCAGGTCTGTTATCGGGAATCGTGGGTGGAATTGTGGTCGCTGTGATCAGCGGTTCTCACACCAGCGTCAGCGGCCCAGCAGCCGGTTTGACCGCGATTGTTGCCGCTCAGATCGCGGTCCTCGGTTCGTTCGAAGCTTTCCTGTTGGCCGTTGCGATCGCCGGTTTGATCCAAATCGGATTTGGGATCGCCAAAGGGGGAGCGCTGTCGGCGTTTTTCCCCTCCAGCGTTATTAAGGGTCTGTTGGTTGCGATCGGTATCATCCTGATCCTGAAACAGATTCCTCACGTCTTTGGTCACGACACCGATCCCGAAGGAGAGATGTCGTTTCAGCAGCCCGATCACGAGAACACGTTCTCCGAATTGTTGACGATTGTCGCTGGCGAGATACACGTCGGCGCGATGGTTGTCGGTCTGCTGTCGGTTGCGTTGTTGGTCGTCTGGGACCGGATCCCCAAGCTGAAAAAATCGCTTGTTCCCGCCCCGCTGATCGTCGTCTTTCTGGGCGTTGGTTTGAGCATGTGGTTCCAGGGGATGGGAGAGCAGTGGTCGATCACTGCGAGCCATCTGGTGCAGATTCCGATCGCCGGTAGTTTTTCGGAGTTTGTTGGGTTCTTGCGGTTGCCCGACTTCACCCAGGTTGTGAACCCGGCGGTTTATATTGCCGCGATCACGATCGCCGTGGTGGCTTCGTTGGAAACGCTTTTGAATCTGGAAGCCGTCGACAAACTGGATCCCGAAAAACGCAATTCGCCCTCCAGTCGCGAGTTGATCGCGCAAGGTTGCGGTAACTTGACCTGTGGATTGATCGGTGGTCTGCCGGTCACGTCGGTTGTCGTTCGCGGTTCGGTCAATGTCGGTGCGGGGTCGAAGACAAAACTCTCCGCTATTTTCCATGGCGTGTTGCTGCTGTTGAGCGTTGCACTGTTGCCGCGTTACATGAACATGATTCCGCTGTCGGCATTGGCTGCGATTCTGTTGGTGACCGGTTTCAAATTGGCTAGCCCCAAACTGTTCAAGCAGATGTGGGACGAGGGACGCTACCAATTCTTGCCGTTTATCATCACCGTCGTTGCGATTGTCTTTACCGATCTTCTGATTGGAATTTTGATCGGCTTGGCGGTCAGCGTGCTGTTTATTTTGAACAGCAATCTCCGTAGACCGATTCGCCGGATTGTTGAAACGCATCTGGCCGGCGATGTAACGCATATCGAATTGGCAAACCAAGTCAGCTTCTTGAACCGAGCGGCGATCGAACGGGTCTTGAACGAATCAAAGCGTGGAAGCGACTTGTTGATCGACGCATCGGATTCGGATTACATCGATCCGGATGTTTTGAGTTTGATCCGCGACTTCAAAGAGAACGTGGGGCCGGCTCGAGGTATCACGGTCAGCTTGAAGGGGTTTCGAGCGAAGTATCAATTGCAGGACGAGGTCCAGTTTGCTGATTATTCCAGTCGCGAATTGCAGGACCGGGTCGCTTCGGATCAAGTGGTCGAAATTCTCCGCGAGGGGAATCGGCGATTTGTCGATGGCACTCGGTTGAATCGCGACTTGGGCCGACAGGTCAATGCGACGGCGATGGGACAAAATCCGCTGGCTGCCGTCCTCTCCTGTATCGATTCGCGGGTTCCCGCCGAATTGGTTTTCGATCTCGGCGTGGGGGATATCTTCAGCGTCCGCGTGGCGGGAAATATCGTCGGTACAAAATCGCTAGGCAGCCTTGAATATGCCGTTGGCGTAGCGGGAGTCAAGTTGGTTGTGGTCCTTGGCCACACCCGCTGTGGTGCCGTGACCGCCGCGGTCAATCTGGTCGCCAATGGCCAGGATGCAATGTCGGCGACCGGATGCCAGCACCTGCAGGCGATCGTCGATGAGATCGCACCAAGCGTCAGTGGAATCGATTCCAACGCGTTGGATGGAATGAGTGAGGAAGCGTTGGAGACGTACGTCGATGAGGTTGCCAAGCAGAACGTCTGCCGGACGGGTGAAGAGATCTTGCGGCGCAGCGACGTGATCGGCAACGCTGTCAAAGCGGGGACGGTGAAGTTGGTTGGCGCCGTGTACGACGTCAAATCGGGAAGGATCGAATTCCTTGATATCGAGGGTTCGCCGAACGAATCCGAACCGCTGAAGGCTTGCCAGTAG
- a CDS encoding DUF1501 domain-containing protein yields the protein MAANKSQFDSQMNDPHNRRRFLSGAGLGLGSIALSSMLADEQRANAAGLHLPDDRPHFAPKAKNVIWLFMRGGVSHMESFDPKPMLNKFAGKSIDETPYANVSDPELLKRVRVVVVNDANGQQRKQLYPLQVGYKAYGQSGIEVSDWFPHIGSCIDDIAVVRSMWTTDDNHGAQVQFHSGRHMLDPRVPTIGAWINYGLGTLNQNLPQFISMGPRFFDRRDGHYLGPAYDAVELKVDPSNPLDYASPQRAVTPTEQQMGFDLVSQLNRLSDSRYPRDGAMEARTKSYELAFRMQTAVPDVIRFDHETQATKNLYGLDQPETRAFGEQLLAARRFSEQGVRFIQIMHGGGAAGAWDQHSNLKAKHSQLSMQVDRPIAGLLKDLKQRGMLDETLVVFATEFGRTPGSQGSDGRDHHPYGFSVWLAGGGIKGGVAHGATDEIGFHATENPHYVTDIHATIMHQLGLDSHRMEVAGHKRLEQDFGHVIHDILA from the coding sequence ATGGCTGCCAACAAATCGCAATTCGATTCACAAATGAACGATCCACACAACCGTCGCCGCTTCCTGTCCGGAGCCGGCTTGGGACTCGGGTCGATCGCCCTCTCATCGATGTTGGCCGACGAACAGCGAGCCAACGCGGCGGGGCTGCATCTGCCCGACGACCGTCCGCATTTCGCTCCCAAAGCCAAAAACGTGATCTGGTTGTTCATGCGTGGCGGTGTCAGCCACATGGAGAGCTTCGATCCCAAGCCGATGTTGAACAAGTTCGCCGGCAAGTCGATCGATGAAACGCCGTACGCCAACGTTAGCGATCCCGAATTGCTGAAACGGGTGCGGGTCGTCGTCGTCAACGATGCCAACGGCCAGCAACGCAAGCAACTCTATCCGTTGCAGGTCGGTTACAAGGCGTACGGGCAGAGCGGGATCGAGGTCAGCGATTGGTTTCCGCACATCGGTTCGTGCATCGACGATATCGCCGTCGTCCGTTCGATGTGGACGACCGACGATAATCATGGTGCTCAGGTTCAATTCCATTCCGGACGCCACATGCTCGACCCGCGCGTGCCGACGATTGGGGCCTGGATCAATTACGGCTTGGGAACGTTGAACCAGAACCTGCCGCAATTCATCAGCATGGGGCCGCGGTTCTTCGACCGTCGCGATGGGCATTACCTGGGGCCGGCCTACGATGCAGTCGAGCTGAAGGTCGACCCGAGCAATCCGCTCGACTACGCCTCGCCGCAACGAGCGGTGACGCCAACGGAGCAGCAGATGGGTTTTGATCTCGTCAGTCAGCTAAATCGGCTGAGCGATTCTCGATACCCACGCGACGGGGCGATGGAAGCGCGAACCAAGTCGTATGAACTGGCGTTCCGGATGCAGACCGCGGTTCCCGATGTGATTCGGTTCGACCATGAGACGCAGGCGACCAAGAACCTGTACGGCCTAGACCAACCCGAGACGCGGGCCTTTGGCGAGCAACTGCTTGCCGCCCGGCGGTTCAGCGAACAGGGCGTCCGATTTATTCAGATCATGCACGGCGGCGGAGCGGCCGGCGCGTGGGATCAGCATTCGAATCTGAAGGCAAAGCACAGCCAGCTGTCGATGCAGGTCGATCGGCCGATCGCGGGACTGTTGAAGGATCTGAAGCAACGCGGAATGCTGGATGAAACGCTTGTTGTGTTTGCCACCGAATTCGGTCGCACTCCCGGTTCGCAAGGGAGCGACGGACGCGATCACCATCCCTACGGCTTCAGCGTTTGGCTGGCAGGGGGCGGAATCAAGGGAGGCGTTGCCCACGGGGCGACAGATGAGATCGGATTCCATGCGACCGAAAACCCGCACTACGTGACCGACATCCACGCCACGATCATGCACCAACTGGGCTTGGATTCGCACCGCATGGAAGTCGCCGGGCACAAGCGGCTGGAGCAAGACTTTGGCCACGTGATCCACGACATCTTGGCGTAA
- a CDS encoding LapA family protein: MARLKLILVVSFLLLLVIIAYLNRGKVALNLLFSEFEVPVTILICVTALIGFAVGVVFGARIPRKLKVTGVPADSKNSAKAK; this comes from the coding sequence ATGGCCCGATTAAAGCTGATTCTTGTTGTTTCGTTCCTGCTTCTGCTGGTGATTATCGCCTACCTGAACCGCGGCAAAGTTGCCCTGAATCTGCTGTTTTCCGAGTTTGAAGTCCCCGTCACGATCCTGATCTGCGTCACGGCGCTGATCGGATTTGCAGTCGGAGTCGTGTTTGGGGCGAGAATCCCGCGAAAGTTGAAAGTCACCGGCGTGCCAGCCGATTCCAAAAACTCGGCCAAAGCGAAGTAG
- a CDS encoding acyl-CoA thioesterase, which produces MSSTEFQRPTALQDFPIVVRIPIQWGDLDAYGHVNNVVYMKWFEHVRCLYGERVGVEVVSRDSGTGAIVASVQCKYLRQLNFPGDVAVGVRVSRVSIGSVSLECLIVDEATGVPAAQASCDVVLYNFAQQKPVPVPDAIREAVEKLEGKSFPV; this is translated from the coding sequence TTGAGCTCCACCGAATTTCAACGACCGACCGCGCTACAAGACTTTCCCATCGTCGTCCGGATTCCGATCCAATGGGGCGATCTGGATGCGTATGGGCATGTCAACAACGTGGTCTACATGAAGTGGTTCGAACACGTTCGCTGCCTCTACGGCGAGCGTGTTGGCGTGGAGGTCGTCTCGCGCGATAGCGGCACCGGAGCGATCGTCGCTTCGGTCCAGTGCAAGTACCTTCGGCAGTTGAACTTTCCCGGCGACGTGGCTGTTGGCGTCCGTGTCAGTCGCGTTTCGATCGGCAGCGTTTCGCTGGAATGTTTGATCGTCGACGAAGCGACCGGCGTCCCGGCGGCTCAGGCGTCTTGCGACGTCGTGCTCTACAACTTCGCTCAACAGAAACCGGTTCCCGTTCCCGACGCGATTCGCGAAGCGGTTGAAAAGCTCGAAGGCAAATCGTTTCCGGTTTAG
- a CDS encoding PSD1 and planctomycete cytochrome C domain-containing protein — protein MQASKLLLALTFAALCGQPAAAVDYLTDIKPILETKCYSCHGALKQEADLRLETRALMLESDSIVPGNAAESLLLERVCSTDDDRMPPPEDGAALKPAELALLKAWIDAGAVAPDEPTPVAPDQHWSFLTVEKPPIPKLSDSASDSAIANPIDSFLQVRREALQLKVQPPADRPLALRRLYLDLIGLPPTSEQLADERPWDQIVDELLASPEHAQRWARHWMDIWRYSDWYGLGAQLRNSQKHIWHWRDWIVESLQADKGYDQMVMEMLAGDELAPSDPDVLRATGFLARNYYLFNRTTWLDSTIEHTGKAFLGLTLNCAKCHDHKYDPITHVDYYRMRAIFEPHQVRLDPVPGETNFEKDGLPRVFDDHLQAETFLHLRGDPTKPDPETEITPGVPALLASFAPPVTPVELPAWAYAPGSRDYVARDQLAEAKQRVVAAESELQAAEQKAAQLPKAPGTTSAADDEAEFAAIEESFDALDPKRWELVGEGWRFEEGKLLQTISGRDSHFLHLQTPHPRDFDLTCQYTTTGGDTYKSVMFRFDDSADGQFNNYVYSSAHEPAPKIQVAYARQGKSNYPGAGRVSRQIAVGKEYKLRIAVRDTLINVWLDDKFLLATHLPERRESGRFSISGFDATLALNHLTLAPLAADAKLQAAKGKAPATPATIKQAVEIAAAKLQAARAAESSLTATIAADRLRFAADADEAATTAAASIAALRQAESLQAAAEYELLLAGEDANKRKAAEAKRAKAEKQRLAAEAGKAKYKSVRASKKALETPEHNDSYYGATYPSQSTGRRLALARWITDRKNPLTARVAVNHLWARHFGTPLVESVFDFGLRAKPPEHLALLDYLAAELMESGWSMRHLHRMMVTSQTYQLSASTVDADATTLAADPTNAFYWRMNTRRMQSQTVRDSLLHLAGELDLTAGGPSVDPGPKSRRRSLYFKHSRDQQDKFLSMFDDADLLQCYLRNESIVPQQALAMANSELSLTMSEKIAQRIGDATSDPSLASFIDQAFLTLLARLPADPERQACADFCRQLVDRSTLESAAERDVRARQRLIHALLNHNDYISIR, from the coding sequence ATGCAAGCTTCCAAGCTCTTGCTGGCGCTGACGTTTGCCGCACTCTGCGGCCAACCTGCGGCTGCCGTCGATTATCTGACCGACATCAAACCGATATTGGAAACCAAATGCTACTCCTGCCACGGAGCGCTGAAACAGGAAGCCGATCTGCGGCTGGAGACGCGGGCGTTGATGCTGGAAAGCGATTCGATCGTTCCCGGCAATGCGGCGGAAAGCCTGCTTTTGGAACGCGTCTGTTCGACCGACGACGACCGCATGCCGCCTCCCGAAGATGGAGCGGCTTTGAAGCCGGCAGAGCTTGCGTTGCTGAAAGCTTGGATCGATGCCGGGGCGGTCGCACCGGACGAACCGACGCCGGTCGCGCCCGATCAACATTGGTCGTTCCTGACCGTCGAGAAGCCGCCGATTCCCAAACTCTCCGATTCCGCATCGGACAGCGCAATCGCGAATCCAATCGACAGTTTCCTGCAAGTCCGTCGCGAGGCGTTGCAGTTGAAGGTTCAACCGCCGGCTGACCGTCCGCTGGCGCTGCGGCGATTGTATCTGGACCTGATCGGTTTGCCGCCGACGAGCGAACAGCTGGCCGACGAGCGTCCCTGGGATCAGATCGTCGACGAATTGTTGGCTAGCCCCGAACACGCACAACGTTGGGCTCGGCACTGGATGGATATCTGGCGTTACAGCGATTGGTACGGGCTGGGAGCTCAGCTGCGTAACAGCCAAAAGCATATCTGGCACTGGCGCGACTGGATCGTTGAATCGCTGCAAGCCGACAAGGGCTACGACCAGATGGTGATGGAGATGTTGGCCGGGGACGAACTGGCCCCCAGCGATCCCGACGTCCTTCGGGCCACAGGATTCCTGGCGCGGAATTATTATCTGTTCAATCGCACGACCTGGCTCGACAGCACGATCGAACACACCGGCAAAGCCTTCTTGGGGCTGACGCTCAATTGTGCCAAGTGCCACGACCACAAATACGATCCGATCACGCATGTCGATTATTACCGGATGCGAGCGATCTTCGAACCACATCAAGTGCGGCTGGATCCCGTCCCCGGCGAAACCAACTTTGAAAAGGACGGCCTGCCGCGCGTCTTCGACGATCACCTGCAAGCCGAAACGTTCTTGCACTTGCGAGGCGACCCGACCAAGCCCGATCCCGAGACCGAGATCACGCCGGGCGTGCCCGCGTTGTTGGCCAGTTTTGCGCCACCGGTCACGCCCGTCGAACTGCCAGCCTGGGCTTACGCGCCCGGATCCCGCGACTATGTAGCTCGCGATCAACTCGCGGAAGCGAAGCAACGGGTTGTCGCCGCCGAATCCGAACTGCAGGCCGCTGAACAGAAAGCGGCTCAATTGCCCAAGGCTCCCGGAACGACGAGCGCGGCGGACGACGAAGCCGAATTCGCGGCGATCGAAGAGTCGTTCGATGCGCTCGATCCCAAGCGATGGGAACTTGTCGGCGAAGGCTGGCGATTTGAAGAGGGGAAGCTGTTGCAGACGATCAGCGGCCGCGACAGCCACTTCCTGCATTTGCAGACGCCGCACCCGCGCGACTTTGATCTGACTTGCCAATACACAACCACCGGCGGCGACACCTACAAATCGGTGATGTTCCGATTCGATGATTCAGCGGACGGCCAGTTCAATAATTATGTCTACAGCAGCGCTCACGAACCGGCTCCGAAAATCCAAGTCGCTTACGCACGGCAGGGTAAGAGCAACTATCCCGGCGCGGGGCGAGTGTCGCGGCAGATCGCTGTCGGCAAAGAATACAAGCTGCGAATCGCCGTTCGCGATACGCTGATCAACGTATGGCTGGACGATAAATTCTTGTTGGCGACTCACCTGCCCGAGCGGCGAGAGTCCGGCCGGTTTTCGATCTCGGGATTTGATGCCACGCTGGCGCTGAATCACCTGACCCTGGCACCGTTGGCGGCCGATGCAAAGCTTCAAGCAGCGAAGGGGAAGGCCCCCGCAACGCCTGCCACGATCAAGCAGGCTGTCGAAATCGCCGCCGCGAAATTGCAGGCCGCTCGCGCTGCCGAATCTTCGCTGACCGCAACGATCGCCGCCGATCGACTGCGATTCGCCGCGGATGCCGACGAAGCCGCCACGACCGCTGCTGCATCGATCGCCGCGCTGCGTCAGGCGGAGAGCTTGCAAGCCGCTGCGGAATACGAACTGCTGCTCGCCGGCGAGGACGCGAATAAGCGCAAAGCCGCGGAAGCGAAGCGAGCGAAGGCGGAGAAACAGCGACTGGCGGCCGAAGCTGGCAAGGCAAAATACAAATCGGTCCGGGCCTCCAAGAAAGCGTTAGAGACTCCCGAGCACAACGATTCGTATTACGGGGCAACCTACCCATCGCAAAGCACCGGCCGGCGGCTGGCGCTTGCTCGCTGGATCACCGATCGCAAGAATCCGTTGACCGCGCGGGTGGCGGTCAATCATCTGTGGGCTCGGCATTTCGGGACGCCGCTGGTCGAATCGGTCTTCGATTTTGGTCTGCGTGCGAAACCGCCGGAGCATCTCGCGCTGCTCGATTACCTGGCGGCTGAACTGATGGAATCAGGCTGGAGCATGCGGCATCTGCATCGCATGATGGTGACGTCGCAGACTTACCAATTGTCGGCGTCGACAGTCGATGCCGATGCGACGACGCTGGCGGCCGATCCGACCAACGCCTTCTATTGGCGGATGAACACGCGGCGGATGCAATCGCAAACCGTTCGCGACAGCTTGCTGCATCTGGCGGGCGAATTGGACCTGACCGCGGGCGGGCCGTCGGTCGATCCGGGTCCGAAGAGTCGACGTCGCAGCCTGTATTTCAAACACTCGCGCGACCAGCAAGACAAATTCCTGTCGATGTTCGACGATGCCGATCTGCTGCAATGTTATCTCCGCAACGAGAGCATCGTGCCGCAGCAGGCGTTGGCGATGGCGAACAGCGAATTGTCGCTGACGATGTCCGAAAAGATCGCTCAACGGATTGGTGATGCGACCTCCGATCCTTCGCTCGCCAGCTTCATCGATCAAGCGTTCCTGACGCTGCTGGCGCGGTTGCCGGCCGATCCGGAGCGACAAGCGTGCGCCGATTTCTGTCGCCAATTGGTCGATCGATCGACGCTCGAATCTGCGGCGGAACGCGATGTCCGTGCGCGACAGCGATTGATCCACGCGCTGCTGAACCACAACGATTACATTTCGATTCGGTGA
- a CDS encoding DUF1559 domain-containing protein, which translates to MCCLQQTSPLSDRSNRRGFTLVELLVVIAIIGILVGLLLPAVQAAREAARRMQCQNNMKQLGLALHNHMDTYGSLPPGHVNFDTTDNRFKTGGWQHGQEQLGWHWLALVLPYVEQPGLWEQVKVCDKAMVSTSNPCDHCEAMSTNSNFGREQLPAFSRCPSAVKLSKQFSDGGYGLEALGKGSNYAASWGSGNMLSWESSSTRGAFGTVYLSPTKVYSASGTSNKFQHNKGMRSRDFTDGMSNTVALSEIIGSDGLTGTSSPDIRGVWMSPAMGATVFSAFLNPNSRERDVIAACDEAIPDTKFPLLACTEERDTENVYAAARSYHAGGVNTAMADGSVRFFSETVDNVAVWRPLNTAQNGEVISE; encoded by the coding sequence GTGTGCTGTTTACAACAGACTTCCCCCCTCTCAGATCGTTCGAACCGCCGTGGCTTCACGCTGGTCGAACTGTTGGTCGTGATCGCGATCATCGGAATTCTTGTCGGCTTGCTGCTGCCAGCGGTTCAAGCGGCGCGCGAAGCGGCAAGACGAATGCAGTGCCAAAACAACATGAAACAACTCGGGCTGGCGTTGCACAATCACATGGACACCTACGGGTCGCTGCCACCGGGGCACGTCAACTTCGACACAACCGACAATCGTTTTAAGACCGGCGGTTGGCAGCACGGACAAGAGCAACTGGGCTGGCACTGGCTAGCGCTCGTTCTACCCTACGTCGAACAACCCGGTCTTTGGGAACAAGTGAAGGTATGTGACAAAGCGATGGTGAGCACGTCCAACCCTTGCGATCACTGCGAAGCCATGAGCACCAACTCCAACTTTGGACGCGAGCAACTGCCTGCGTTCTCGCGATGCCCTTCGGCGGTCAAGCTCTCGAAGCAATTCAGCGATGGCGGTTACGGGCTCGAAGCGCTCGGCAAAGGGAGCAACTACGCAGCCAGTTGGGGTTCGGGAAACATGCTCTCCTGGGAATCCTCCAGCACCCGCGGTGCGTTTGGGACCGTCTATCTGTCGCCTACCAAGGTCTATTCAGCCAGCGGCACGTCCAACAAATTCCAGCACAACAAGGGAATGCGCAGCCGCGACTTTACCGACGGGATGAGCAACACCGTGGCGCTCAGCGAGATCATCGGCAGCGACGGGCTAACCGGAACGTCCAGCCCCGACATCCGCGGCGTCTGGATGTCCCCAGCGATGGGAGCGACGGTCTTCTCCGCCTTCCTGAATCCCAACTCGCGTGAGCGGGATGTGATCGCAGCGTGCGACGAAGCGATTCCCGATACCAAGTTCCCGTTGTTGGCTTGCACCGAAGAACGCGATACCGAAAACGTTTACGCCGCGGCAAGAAGCTACCACGCAGGCGGCGTCAACACGGCGATGGCCGATGGATCGGTTCGCTTCTTCTCCGAAACGGTCGACAACGTCGCCGTCTGGCGTCCGTTGAACACAGCTCAGAATGGCGAAGTGATCAGCGAATAG
- a CDS encoding ion transporter has translation MNVHDHFTRQERRLQCPASGWRRELYIIIFESDTPTGKLFDIGLLIAILVSVAVVSMETVSSVADRYSWYFQALEWSFTILFTAEYLVRLSCVRKPQRYMFSFWGLIDLCSILPTYIFYLAGSHFASVAMVRSIRLLRVFRVLKLLRLMSEADVLYRSIWDSRGKIVVFLFTVVIAVTLSGTLMYQVENFDDHLNNRAPSSSFDSIPQSMYWAIVTMTTVGYGDVVPKTTAGKIISAVLILLGYSLIIVPTGFVTARLSETAHARDRLGNRALADENDDDELKTCQRCGRDDQPSDARYCNQCGEPMPREEE, from the coding sequence ATGAACGTTCACGATCATTTCACTCGCCAAGAACGCCGTTTGCAATGCCCGGCGTCGGGCTGGCGACGCGAACTCTACATCATCATCTTCGAATCGGACACGCCGACGGGCAAGCTGTTCGATATCGGGCTGTTGATCGCGATTCTGGTCAGCGTGGCCGTTGTCAGCATGGAAACGGTCAGCAGCGTGGCCGATCGGTACTCGTGGTACTTCCAGGCGTTGGAGTGGTCGTTCACGATCCTGTTCACCGCCGAGTATCTGGTCCGGCTGAGCTGCGTTCGGAAACCGCAACGCTACATGTTCAGTTTTTGGGGGCTGATCGATCTCTGTTCGATCCTGCCGACCTACATCTTCTATCTGGCGGGCAGCCATTTCGCTTCGGTTGCGATGGTCCGATCGATCCGATTGCTGCGGGTGTTTCGGGTTCTGAAGCTGCTGCGTTTGATGAGCGAAGCGGACGTCTTGTACCGCAGCATCTGGGACTCGCGCGGCAAGATCGTCGTCTTTCTGTTCACCGTCGTGATCGCCGTCACGCTCAGCGGAACGTTGATGTACCAAGTCGAAAACTTCGACGACCACTTGAACAATCGCGCCCCCAGTTCCAGTTTCGATTCGATCCCACAATCGATGTATTGGGCGATCGTGACGATGACCACGGTCGGTTACGGCGACGTTGTTCCCAAGACGACCGCGGGCAAGATTATCAGTGCCGTCTTGATTTTGTTGGGCTACAGTTTGATCATCGTGCCGACAGGTTTCGTCACTGCTCGACTCAGCGAGACCGCGCATGCTCGCGACCGATTGGGGAATCGAGCCCTCGCCGATGAAAATGACGATGACGAACTGAAAACATGCCAACGCTGCGGTCGCGATGATCAACCATCCGACGCGCGATACTGCAACCAATGTGGCGAACCGATGCCGCGGGAAGAAGAGTAG